A window of Roseburia hominis A2-183 genomic DNA:
GTGTAAATTTCATTGACAAGCAACAAATGTATAGATATACTACAATATATAGGCAAAATTGCCCATGGAGGTAGCAAATGAAGTGTCCATTTTGCAGCAGTGAAAATACACGAGTGATCGATTCCAGACCGGCAGATGACAACAATTCCATCCGCCGCCGCAGACTTTGCGATGATTGCGGAAAGCGCTTTACCACCTATGAGAAAGTGGAGACCATTCCGCTGATTGTGATTAAGAAAGACAACACCAGAGAGCAGTATGACCGTTCCAAGATCGAGGGTGGTGTGCTGCGCGCCTGCCATAAGCGGCCAATCTCGGTCAATCAGATTAACCAGCTTGTGGATGAAGTGGAGACGGAGATCTTTAACCGCGAGGAAAAGGAGATTCCGAGTTCCCTGATCGGCGAGCTTGTGATGGATAAGCTTAAGGATCTTGAGGCGGTTGCCTATGTCCGTTTCGCGTCGGTGTACCGTGAGTTCAAGGACGTCAACACGTTTATGAGCGAGCTGAAAAAAATGCTCGACAAATAAGAAAAGAAGGTAAAGTTTCTGTTTTTATTTGTCGATATAATAAAAAGTTATAGTAATATTTTTTTCTGGTTACAATGGAGAGTTTCTAATGAATTTGTCAGGAATCCGCATCAGTGCGGGATTTTATGATTACAACTCCATAGAGAATCAAACTGTTACCGTGGGATCGGAACTGCCGGCAGAACTTCCGCAGAGCGTAACAGGGCAGGCGCCGTCCACAGAGGAGTATACTGCGCCTGCAGCCATCAGGAAGAGCGGACCGGATCAGGGAGCCATCGATTACGCAAACAGCTACCAGCCGGATGCGGTCTACGAGCTGAAGGGCGTGGACAGCGACATTGCCAGACTGGATGTTGAGCGCGCCATTTCGGATATGCGTAAGGATCAGGTACTCGAGCAGTATCAGTTTTTTGTAGGAACGAATCCTGACGAGGTACAGCCGGTCAGACCGGATGAGAATTTTATACTATAGAATCATGAGCGGATGAGGACTGTATACACATGTGTATGCAGTCTTTTTTGTGTAATAGGAAACTTCGTTCCTATTACACAAAAACGCTCTGCGGGGATGCGCACCTCGCGGTGAGGTAAATAATGCTCTGAGAAAAACGAACAACGCGAATTGGAAATTCCGGGTGGATATTTTGGTAGAAATGTAGTAATCTATGTAAGGATGCGCACTAAGTGAGATGAGTAAAGGAGCAAAAGGGCAATGCTGGAACGGTTTTACCCGGGAGAATACGTAGATTCTACCTATGAGATCGATTTTGACCACCTTTATGAGGATGGATATCGAGGCGTTATTTTTGATATTGATAATACGCTGGTGCCGCACGGAGCGCCGGCGGACGAGCGGGCGTGCGCGCTTTTTGCACATTTGAAGGAGCTGGGATATCATTGCATGCTGCTGTCGAACAATAAGGAACCGCGCGTGAAAATGTTCAATGACGCGGTGCAGGTTTCTTATATCTACAAGGCAGGAAAGCCGAATCCGGCGAATTACAGAAAAGCGATGGAACAGATGGGAACGGATGAGAAAAACACATTGTTTGTGGGAGATCAGATTTTTACGGATGTCTATGGCGCCAACCGCACGGGAATCCGCACGATTCTGGTAAAGCCGATCCATCCGAAGGAGGAGATCCAGATTGTCTTAAAGCGCTATCTGGAAAAGATCGTCCTCTTTTTCTATCGGAGAAAATGCCAAAAGCAGCAGAGCGCAGCGCAGAAGCGATAAAAGAAGCAGTTTGTGCTGCAGAAAACAGTGGCAGCATGTGACAATGAAAAGGACGGGTGCCAAAACCCGGGATGGAGGAAAAAATGAAAATAGCAATCGGAAATGATCACGCGGCAACAGAGTTAAAATTTGTCATTATGGACTATTTAAAGGAACTGGGACATGAGGTTATCAACTTTGGAACCGACGGAACGGACAGCTGCAATTATCCGGAATACGGAGAGAAAGTCGGCAGGGCAGTTGTGGCAGGCGAGGCTGACTGCGGCGTACTGATCTGCGGAACCGGTGTGGGAATCTCCATCGCAGCCAATAAAGTCAACGGTGTGCGTGCAGCAGTGTGCTCCGACACAGCAACTGCGCGGCTGGTAAAAGAACACAACAATGCCAACATTATTGCATTCGGTGCCAGAATCGTCGGCACAGAGCTTGCGAAAGACATCGTCAAGGCATATCTGGATGCAGAATTCCAGGGCGGAAGACACCAGACCAGAATCGATATGATCCATGAGATTGAGAAGCGCAACGCTTAATAATACCGGGGAGATTGCGCCAGGAACAGAGCAAAAAGCGTGCAAATTCGCATGGCGCAGTGCGGTATATGAAAAAAAGCTTGAAATATAGCGCTGTTTATTATAAAATAGAAAAATCAGAGAGTAAAACTCGAGCGTATTTTTAAGGAGGAAATTTACATGATTTCAGCAGGCGATTTCAGAAATGGTATTACCATTGAGTTAGAGGGTAATATCTATCAGATTATCGAATTCCAGCATGTGAAACCAGGAAAAGGTGCAGCATTTGTAAGAACTAAGTTAAAGAATATTAAGAGTGGTGGTGTGGTTGAGAAGACATTCCGTCCTACAGAGAAATGTCCGACTGCCCGCATTGACAGAAAAGATTACACTTATCTGTATGCAGATGGTGACTTATACAACTTTATGGATGCAGAGACTTATGAGCAGATCGCACTCTCCAAAGATGACATCGGCGATGCGCTGAAGTTCGTGAAGGAGAACGAGATGGTGAAGATGTGCTCTCACAACGGAAGCGTATTCGCAGTAGAGCCGCCTCTGTTCGTAGAGCTTCAGATCACTGAGACTGAGCCGGGCTTCAAGGGTGATACCGCTACTGGTGCAACCAAGCCGGCAATCGTCGAGACAGGAGCTACCGTATATGTACCTCTGTTCGTAGAGCAGGGCGATGTGATCAAGATCGACACACGTACAGGTGAGTATCTGTCCAGAGTATAATTTGAGATCAGATTTAGCACTTTTAATGAGAATAAAAATACCGGTAAACCGTAATCTGGCTTGCCGGTATTTTTTGTGCATATTATTTTGCGGATGCAGAGCGGGAAGTGGGATGTGTCTGGCGCAGCAGAATTCCGATGGAGAGGAGAGCCATGACGGCCTGACTGATGAGAAGTCCACACAGATAGCCGCGGATACCGTAGACGGGGAGGGCAAACAGCACAAAGAGGATGCGGATGCCGCAGGCAATCAGATTCAGCACGAAAGTGATGCCCGGGTAGCCGAGCCCGTGCAGAATACTGCTCAGCGTCACGCCGAGGTACAGGAAAGGACAGATCCAGCCGAGCGTCCGTATAAATGTTCCGGCGAGCGCGTTCCCAAAAAGCACATTCCCGATAAAGTGACCGGTAGCAAGAAAACCCGCTGTACAAAAAAAGCCCCACAGAAGACAGACCCGGATGGTTTTTAAGACCGCGCGCCGTATGAGCGCATCGTTTCCGCCGGCTTTGGCTTCTGAGATGGCGGGCATAAGAAGTACCGAAATGGAGTTGGTGATGACGGACGGAAACATGATGACGGACATCGCCATGCCGGTTAAGATGCCGTAGACGCCAAGCGCCTCGGAAGCCGTGTAACCGAACAGGCGCAGGCGGCTGGGAATCATGATGTTTTCAAAACTGGAAAAGAGCGTTAAAACAACCCGGTTTGCCGTGAGCGGAACCGCCATGGCAAGGAGATTGCGCGTGCCGCATTTCACGGAAAGCGCCGTGTCCGTTCCCTTCGGAAGTTTTGCGACGCTGACGGAGACGAGCGTGCTTGCCACTTCGCCCATCACAGCGCCCCACATTGTGACGGAGAGCGGAACGGCGGTCTGCTCCCGCATATGGATCTGATAGAGCAGCCAGACCGTGCCGACGCGGGCGATCTGCTCTGTGAGCTGTGTGAGAGCGGGGACGCCCGTCTTTTTCTGTCCATAGTAGCAGCCGTTGATGCAGGCGTGGATACAGCAAGGGACAAAGGAGAGGGAGATGATCTTAAGGAGCGGGATGCACCGCACATCCCCGAGCATGGAAACACCGATAAAGTCTGCGTATTTCCAGATTACAAAGCCGGTCGCGGCAGATAAAAACAGCGACAGCAGCAGGCCGATCCGAAAATAGAGCCTCGCACCCGCGGGATTGTTCTGCGCAAGCTCGGAGGAGACGAAGCGTGAGATCGCAGTCTGAATTCCGGCGGCGGTGACGGCGAAACCGAGCGCCATCACCGGGGACAGCAGCTGGTAGATCCCAAGACCTTCTGCACCAATCAGCCTTGAGAGGAATATTCTATAGAAGAAGCCGATAATCCGTGTGAGCACACCGGCGAGTGTGAGCAGCAGTGTGCCGGTGATCAGGGAATTTTTCAGAGAATTTCCAGAAACGGAATTCCTGGGAAAATGAATGTCTGGCAAGTGTGTCTCCGGGAATTGGAATCTTTTTATTATATGTAAGGTGTGGGGGAAAAATGTGCGATCAGGAATATAAAGCAGGTGTGGTCTATCTGGATAATGCTGCAACGACGCGGATGGCGGAGGAGGCCGAAGCCGCTATGCAGCCTTATCTGGTGGAAAAGTTTGGCAATGCGTCAACGGCTTACGGTTACGGGGAGGAAGCGCAGGCGGCGATTGCCCATGCGAGAGAGGTGATTGCAGCATCACTGGATGCCAGACCGTCGGAAATCTATTTTACATCGGGCGGATCGGAGGCGGATAACTGGGCAGTTAAGGGGGTGGCGGAAGCGTATGGAAAATACGGTCGTCATATCATTACCAGCAGGATTGAACATCACGCGGTCCTAAACTCCTGCCATTATCTCGAGGAGCAGGGCTACGAGGTGACTTATCTGGACGTCGATCAAAACGGAATGATCTCGCTGGAACAGTTAGAGCATGCCGTCCGGGAGGATACGATCCTGATCTCGGTCATGTTTGGAAACAATGAGGTCGGAACGATCGAACCGGTCATGCAGATCGGAAGGTTTGCAAGAGACCATCAGATTCTGTTTCATACGGATGCGGTGCAGGCGTATGCCCAGATCCCGATCTCGATGCAGCAGTATCACATCGATCTGCTGAGTGCGAGCGCCCACAAATTTCACGGACCGAAAGGCGTGGGATTTTTGTATGTAAGAGACAGGGTTACGATGCCTTCCTTTATCCACGGCGGTAGCCAGGAGCGTGGAAAACGCGCGGGAACGGAGAATGTGCCGGGGATCGTCGGGATGGGGAAAGCGGTGGAACTGGCATTCTGCAATATGCGCAGAAGAATCCGCAGGGAGATGATGCTGCGCAATTATCTGATTGAAAAGATCATGCATGAGATCAAGGGGGTCCGCCTGAACGGACATCCCACGAACCGCCTGCCGGGGAATGTGAATGTGAGCTTTTCCGGCGTGGACGGTGCATCACTTCTCATTCTGCTGTATGAGGACGGAATCTGCGCCTCGGGCGGCTCCGCCTGCAACACCGGGGAGGAGCGGGTCTCCTATGTAATCGGGGCGTTGGGCGTGCCGGACGAATACGCACCGGGGACCGTGCGTATGACGTTGTCGGGAGAGACGACAAGGGAAGAGATCGACCGCGCCGTGGAGGCGCTCAAGCAGAATCTTAGGAAACTGAGAGATGAAAAATAGTTTTCTCTGGGGAAAAAATATGTGAAAATATTACAAAAACGAAACGTACCTTTGCGGGAAATGAGAAAGTGTGCACAAGAATAATTATGCAGTTTGCTTTTTGAGAGAAAATCGCAAAAAGAGATTGCAAAAAACGGCAAAAATCGGGCACAGAAATGAGCAGATTGCCCGTACTTTCAAGTGGTTTACCGGTTGCGTCAAATTTGACAAAGAAAAAAATTTATGCAATAATTGCGCGGAAATCAGAGAAACACGTTTGGTTTATAGTAGGAAAGGATGAATAATATGATAGAGAGAAAAATCAGATTGTCTGACACGGAGGAAGTAAAGGAGTTTGTGAGAGCTGCCGGAAAATGTGATTTTGATATCGATGTTTGTTATAACAGAGCTGTGATTGATGCAAAATCACTGCTCGGAATGCTGTATCTTGGACTCAGCAAGGATCTGACCGTAAAATACGGCGGACAGAACACCGGGTTTGAGAATACGGTACAGAAATATGCAGTCTGCTAGTCAGACAGACGGAGACAGGGCTGCTGCCGGAGAGAAACCTCTTCGTGCAGCAGCCCTGTTTTTGTGTTACACTGTATGATAAGAAACTGGAAAGTAGGGAGCGCTGCCGTATGGATGCACAACAGGAAAAAGACGAAAAGAAAATCATAAAGATCTCGGTGCGGAATCTGGTGGAGTTCATTCTGCGGGAGGGAGACATTGATAACCGCCACGGGAGAACTGCGTCCCCGGAGGCCATGTGGGAGGGCAGCCGTATCCATAAGCGCATTCAGAAGAGCAAAGGCGCGAATTACCATGCGGAGGTGCCGCTTAAGATCGAACTTAGCGAGGGAGATTACACGCTTGCCATCGAGGGACGGGCGGACGGAATCGAGATTACGTGCGACGGGGAGAGACAGCTTGATTTTTCGAATAACTTCAACCATCTTACGGTGGAGGAAGACATGCATGTGACGATTGATGAGATCAAGGGGATCTACATGAATCTGGATGCGCTGGATGAACCCGTGGGCGTGCATCGCGCGCAGGCGATGTGTTATGCCTATATCTATGCCTTGCAGCATGATCTTGCAGAGATCTCCGTGCAGCTGACCTACTGCAATCTGGATACAATCGAACTGACAAAGACGGCGTTTCTGGGGAATCTGAAATATTTTAGGGAAACATTTTCGTTTGCGGAGCTGGCGGAGTGGTTCACCCGGCTGACGGACGAATATAAAAAGTGGGCGGATTTTCAGTTCGCCTGGCAGAATCTGCGGCAGGCTTCCATCAAAAAGCTGGAGTTTCCCTATGCATACCGGAAAGGACAGAAAGAACTGGCGTCGGACGTATACCGCACGATTGCGCGCCGGAAGAATCTGTTTATCCAGGCACCCACAGGCGTCGGGAAGACCATTTCGACGGTCTTTCCGGCGGTGAAGGCGGTCGGCGAGGGACTCGGGGACAAGATTTTTTATCTGACGGCGAAGACGATCACGGGCACGGTGGCAAAGGAAGCATTTGAACTTTTGCGCACCAGGGGGTATCAGGCGAAGATCATCCAGCTGACGGCGAAGGAAAAGCTGTGCCTGTGCGAGGAGATGGACTGCAATCCTGTACACTGTCCCTACGCGAAAGGACACTACGACCGCGTGAACGATGCGGTGTACAATCTGTTGCAGAAGGAGGATGTTTTTACCAGGGAAGTGATCTTAGAGCAGGCGCGGGAGTACCGGGTCTGTCCGTTTGAGATGTCGCTGGATACGGCAACCTGGGCGGATGATATCATAGGGGATTATAATTATGTCTTTGACCCGAATGTTTATCTGAAGCGTTTTTTTGCGGAAGGAACGCGCGGGGACTACATTTTTCTGGTGGATGAGGCGCACAATCTTGTGGAGCGGAGCCGGGAAATGTACAGCGCGGCGATCTATAAGGAAGATTTCTTGGCGGTCAAAAAGCTGCTGAAACCCTATCAGGAAAAGCATGACAGACGTGCGGAACGTGTGATCCGGCATCTGGAAAAATGCAACCGAATTCTCCTTGGGTACAAGCGTGAGTGCGAAAACTATGTCGTATATGAAAATATCGGTACGCTGATCTTTGCACTGACGCGCCTTGCGGCAGATCTCGATGAGTATCTGCAGAAAAGTCCCGATTTCCCGGAACGCAGGGAAGTGAACGAATTTTACTTAAACCTGCGCAATTTCATGAATATCTACGAACTGGTGGACGAGCATTATGTCGTGTATTCCGAGCATGAGGAGGACGGGCGCTTCAAGCTGAAGTTTTACTGTGTGGATCCCTCCCTCAATCTGCAGGAGCGCATAGACAAGGGAAATGCGACGATCTTTTTCTCGGCGACACTGCTTCCGATCCAGTATTATAAAAGCTTGCTGTCCACCCGCAGGGATAATTATGCGGTCTACGCGCAGACGGCGTTTTCCGAGGAACAGCGCCTGCTGCTGTTTGGAAATGACGTCAGCAGCAAGTACACGAGGCGCGGCAGGGCAGAGTATGAGCGGATTGCATTATATATAGAAAAAACAGCGCGCGCGAAGCAGGGAAACTATATGGTGTTCTTTCCGTCCTACCGGATGATGCAGGAAGTCTACGATGTGTTTTTAGAGGGCGGGGAGACGGATGAAATGCGTCCGCAGGAGTATTTTCCGGAAGGAGCAGAGAATGCAAAGATTGTGGAGCATCCCGAAGAGGCAGAGATTGCGGAGCATCCCGAAGAGGCAGAAATTGCGGAGCATCCCAATGATGCGGAAAATTCCGGAAATGCAGAGCCGCGTCTCTGGTGCATGATGCAGCAGACCGGGATGCGTGAGGCGGAGCGCGAGGCTTTCTTACAGGCATTTTCCGGTGAGACATCGAAACGGCGAGGCGGTTCACTGGTGGCATTCTGTGTGCTCGGAGGTATTTTCGGAGAGGGGATTGATCTGAAAAAAGAACAGCTCATCGGGGCGGTGATCGTGGGAACCGGACTGCCGCAGATCAGCAATGAACGCGAGATTTTAATGCATTATTATGATGAGAGAGCGGGGGCAGGCTTTGATTATGCGTACCGCTTTCCGGGAATGAACAAGGTATTGCAGGCGGCCGGACGCGTGATACGGACGACAGAGGATGTGGGAGTGATTGAACTGCTGGACGAGCGGTTTTTAAAGAGTGATTACAGAGGGCTGTTCCCAAGGGAATGGGAACAGCGCCGGATATGTAACGTAAATGAAGTAGAACAGATGTTAGCCGAGTTCTGGGAGAGACGGCAGGAGCTTTAAGAATTCTTCCGTAGACTGCGCGATTGGAAGCGTCGGGTTGACTGCGGCGACCATCTGGCGCGCCGGGAGCTTTTCCCTGATCTTCACGATAAAGAGCTCTCTGGACTCGCGGTTTAGGCAGTAGTCCGGAATAAACGCGATTCCCAGGCCGATACGTGCCAGATCAATCAGAAGATCGTTGCTGCTCAGCTCGATCTGCGGCATCAGTTCAAGCTGGTGCTGCAGAAAGAGGTTATGCAAAAATTCGCTGGTGGTGCTCTTGCGGTCGAGCATCAGGATCGGGTACTGCTGCAGATCCTCTAAGGCAATCTCCTGCTGCTTCAGATTAAAATAGGCAGGGTTGGCGATAAAGACGTCGTGAAAGCTGCACACAGTCTTGCGGATGTAGGACTGGTTTAAATTAGAGTTGGGAAAATTGGTCACAATCAGATCGACTTTTCCCTGCTCCAACAGCTCTACGCAGCTGAGAGAGGTTGAGTTTGTCACTTTGATCGGGACATTCGGGAACTTCTTGTGGAACTGCTTTAAATACGGCACGAGAAAATAGCGGCAGATGGTGTCGCTCGCGCCGATGTGAAGCTGCCCCAGACCGAGGCTGCCGGAATCTAACAGCTGGCTCTCACCGCGCCGGATTAAATTCATGGCAGGTTCAATATGCTTGAGCAGAATCTTTCCTGCCGGAGTCAGCTGTACTTTTTTGGTACTCCGGATAAAAAGCGGCTGCTCCAGCTTTTTCTCCAGCGTCTTGATTGACTGGCTGACGGCGGATTGGGAGATATAGAGCTGCTTGCTCGCCTCGGAAAAGCTGAGGGAGGTTGCAACATAATAGAAAACTTTATACAATTCGTAATTGATATCCATGGTTCCTCGTTTCTGTCGGAGCGCTGCTCCGAACCGTTCTGTAGCGTGTTAACTATAATTATAAGACCTGCTTATAAAACTGTCAAATAAATCTTATGTGATATATTAACCATAATAATAGAAGAGATTAAATATATTAATTATGCTTATTTGTTCGCATATGCTATACTTCATATAGAAAGTAGGATAAGATAGAAATACAAACGATCAG
This region includes:
- a CDS encoding HPr family phosphocarrier protein, which codes for MIERKIRLSDTEEVKEFVRAAGKCDFDIDVCYNRAVIDAKSLLGMLYLGLSKDLTVKYGGQNTGFENTVQKYAVC
- the rpiB gene encoding ribose 5-phosphate isomerase B; the protein is MKIAIGNDHAATELKFVIMDYLKELGHEVINFGTDGTDSCNYPEYGEKVGRAVVAGEADCGVLICGTGVGISIAANKVNGVRAAVCSDTATARLVKEHNNANIIAFGARIVGTELAKDIVKAYLDAEFQGGRHQTRIDMIHEIEKRNA
- the efp gene encoding elongation factor P, translating into MISAGDFRNGITIELEGNIYQIIEFQHVKPGKGAAFVRTKLKNIKSGGVVEKTFRPTEKCPTARIDRKDYTYLYADGDLYNFMDAETYEQIALSKDDIGDALKFVKENEMVKMCSHNGSVFAVEPPLFVELQITETEPGFKGDTATGATKPAIVETGATVYVPLFVEQGDVIKIDTRTGEYLSRV
- a CDS encoding YqeG family HAD IIIA-type phosphatase, giving the protein MLERFYPGEYVDSTYEIDFDHLYEDGYRGVIFDIDNTLVPHGAPADERACALFAHLKELGYHCMLLSNNKEPRVKMFNDAVQVSYIYKAGKPNPANYRKAMEQMGTDEKNTLFVGDQIFTDVYGANRTGIRTILVKPIHPKEEIQIVLKRYLEKIVLFFYRRKCQKQQSAAQKR
- the nrdR gene encoding transcriptional regulator NrdR; its protein translation is MKCPFCSSENTRVIDSRPADDNNSIRRRRLCDDCGKRFTTYEKVETIPLIVIKKDNTREQYDRSKIEGGVLRACHKRPISVNQINQLVDEVETEIFNREEKEIPSSLIGELVMDKLKDLEAVAYVRFASVYREFKDVNTFMSELKKMLDK
- a CDS encoding cysteine desulfurase family protein, whose translation is MCDQEYKAGVVYLDNAATTRMAEEAEAAMQPYLVEKFGNASTAYGYGEEAQAAIAHAREVIAASLDARPSEIYFTSGGSEADNWAVKGVAEAYGKYGRHIITSRIEHHAVLNSCHYLEEQGYEVTYLDVDQNGMISLEQLEHAVREDTILISVMFGNNEVGTIEPVMQIGRFARDHQILFHTDAVQAYAQIPISMQQYHIDLLSASAHKFHGPKGVGFLYVRDRVTMPSFIHGGSQERGKRAGTENVPGIVGMGKAVELAFCNMRRRIRREMMLRNYLIEKIMHEIKGVRLNGHPTNRLPGNVNVSFSGVDGASLLILLYEDGICASGGSACNTGEERVSYVIGALGVPDEYAPGTVRMTLSGETTREEIDRAVEALKQNLRKLRDEK
- a CDS encoding ATP-dependent DNA helicase yields the protein MDAQQEKDEKKIIKISVRNLVEFILREGDIDNRHGRTASPEAMWEGSRIHKRIQKSKGANYHAEVPLKIELSEGDYTLAIEGRADGIEITCDGERQLDFSNNFNHLTVEEDMHVTIDEIKGIYMNLDALDEPVGVHRAQAMCYAYIYALQHDLAEISVQLTYCNLDTIELTKTAFLGNLKYFRETFSFAELAEWFTRLTDEYKKWADFQFAWQNLRQASIKKLEFPYAYRKGQKELASDVYRTIARRKNLFIQAPTGVGKTISTVFPAVKAVGEGLGDKIFYLTAKTITGTVAKEAFELLRTRGYQAKIIQLTAKEKLCLCEEMDCNPVHCPYAKGHYDRVNDAVYNLLQKEDVFTREVILEQAREYRVCPFEMSLDTATWADDIIGDYNYVFDPNVYLKRFFAEGTRGDYIFLVDEAHNLVERSREMYSAAIYKEDFLAVKKLLKPYQEKHDRRAERVIRHLEKCNRILLGYKRECENYVVYENIGTLIFALTRLAADLDEYLQKSPDFPERREVNEFYLNLRNFMNIYELVDEHYVVYSEHEEDGRFKLKFYCVDPSLNLQERIDKGNATIFFSATLLPIQYYKSLLSTRRDNYAVYAQTAFSEEQRLLLFGNDVSSKYTRRGRAEYERIALYIEKTARAKQGNYMVFFPSYRMMQEVYDVFLEGGETDEMRPQEYFPEGAENAKIVEHPEEAEIAEHPEEAEIAEHPNDAENSGNAEPRLWCMMQQTGMREAEREAFLQAFSGETSKRRGGSLVAFCVLGGIFGEGIDLKKEQLIGAVIVGTGLPQISNEREILMHYYDERAGAGFDYAYRFPGMNKVLQAAGRVIRTTEDVGVIELLDERFLKSDYRGLFPREWEQRRICNVNEVEQMLAEFWERRQEL
- a CDS encoding LysR family transcriptional regulator, which codes for MDINYELYKVFYYVATSLSFSEASKQLYISQSAVSQSIKTLEKKLEQPLFIRSTKKVQLTPAGKILLKHIEPAMNLIRRGESQLLDSGSLGLGQLHIGASDTICRYFLVPYLKQFHKKFPNVPIKVTNSTSLSCVELLEQGKVDLIVTNFPNSNLNQSYIRKTVCSFHDVFIANPAYFNLKQQEIALEDLQQYPILMLDRKSTTSEFLHNLFLQHQLELMPQIELSSNDLLIDLARIGLGIAFIPDYCLNRESRELFIVKIREKLPARQMVAAVNPTLPIAQSTEEFLKLLPSLPELG
- a CDS encoding polysaccharide biosynthesis protein, coding for MPDIHFPRNSVSGNSLKNSLITGTLLLTLAGVLTRIIGFFYRIFLSRLIGAEGLGIYQLLSPVMALGFAVTAAGIQTAISRFVSSELAQNNPAGARLYFRIGLLLSLFLSAATGFVIWKYADFIGVSMLGDVRCIPLLKIISLSFVPCCIHACINGCYYGQKKTGVPALTQLTEQIARVGTVWLLYQIHMREQTAVPLSVTMWGAVMGEVASTLVSVSVAKLPKGTDTALSVKCGTRNLLAMAVPLTANRVVLTLFSSFENIMIPSRLRLFGYTASEALGVYGILTGMAMSVIMFPSVITNSISVLLMPAISEAKAGGNDALIRRAVLKTIRVCLLWGFFCTAGFLATGHFIGNVLFGNALAGTFIRTLGWICPFLYLGVTLSSILHGLGYPGITFVLNLIACGIRILFVLFALPVYGIRGYLCGLLISQAVMALLSIGILLRQTHPTSRSASAK